DNA sequence from the Methanolobus psychrophilus R15 genome:
TCCTCCTGCGATTTCCTCTGCCATCTCGATCATGGAGCCGTCAGGTGAAAAAATACGTGATCCCTTTACGTCGGCACATATCCAGCGGTAATCAGGTTCAATATGCTTACGCAGCCACACCTTGCTGACTCCCTCTGCACACCTGACAGGATCTCCAATTTCCTGCCTTTTCTCGATCATCAGTACACTAAGGCCTTTCTCAGCTGCAGCTTTAGCAGCACTCGATCCTCCAGGTCCTGCTCCTATCACAATGACATCGTACTGGTCTTTCATCTGGACACCTCAATGGCTCCTACCGGACAGATCTTGGCGCATATCCCGCAACTTGTGCAGCTGTCATCCGCCTCGATCCAAGTTTCGACCAATTCAAGCGCACCGGGGGGGCACACACTTACACATGCACCACAATATCCGCATTTGAATTTATTCACTTTGATGGTCATTTATTATCACCTGTGTTAATGTAATGTTTTTCATAATGGGAATTATATATAAGCTCTCTTCCGGCATAAAATCTGATATGGCATGAGGTTATCCTATATGGCGGAAGGGTTACAAATACTTTACATCACTGTAAGAGTTCAAGCCTGGCTCTGGATTTGCCGTTCCCTTCAATTCCGAATTTGCTGTCGACATAGACTTTTGACAGGCCATGTCCGTGAAGCATGACCTCTATAAGGTCATGAGGTTCATCTATATCGGTGCTTAGCAGGAATGAATCATATACGTGGACAGACTGTTTCATATCTTTTGCTATTCTGCAGTGGCTAAGAAAGCTGGAATCATAATAGCTGACATAAAATTTACGGGGATTCCTGATAAAGAGAACATTCGTACCTCCTCCTTTCCCAGGGACGATCACCAGGTCCTTGTCTATTGATGCTATCTCTTTGATGTGCATGGGTGATACCAGTGGAAGATCTGCCATTATGATAAGGACAGGCTCACTGATGGTCTCAAGGTATTGGTTGATAGCCTCATTAAGATCGTGTTCACTGAAAAGAATGTTCGCTCCAAGGTCATTCGGGACGCCGTTGCTGGGGGTTGTGAGTATGTCGATATTACTGACACCTGCTTCCCTCAGGCTCCCGACGACATCCCTAAGCATTAATTCCACAAAATGTTCCCGTTCCCTGATGGATAATGCGGGGGAAAGTCTTGATTTAGCATTTTGTTTTTTGTAGGGGATGAGTGCTTTCATCTGCATTCCTCATAGATGGCGTTCCTTCTTTTTGGTATCCTTCCGCTTTCCCTGATGATCCATT
Encoded proteins:
- a CDS encoding 4Fe-4S ferredoxin iron-sulfur-binding domain-containing protein, with product MTIKVNKFKCGYCGACVSVCPPGALELVETWIEADDSCTSCGICAKICPVGAIEVSR
- a CDS encoding 2-phospho-L-lactate guanylyltransferase CofC → MKALIPYKKQNAKSRLSPALSIREREHFVELMLRDVVGSLREAGVSNIDILTTPSNGVPNDLGANILFSEHDLNEAINQYLETISEPVLIIMADLPLVSPMHIKEIASIDKDLVIVPGKGGGTNVLFIRNPRKFYVSYYDSSFLSHCRIAKDMKQSVHVYDSFLLSTDIDEPHDLIEVMLHGHGLSKVYVDSKFGIEGNGKSRARLELLQ